CACCGAAGCGAGATGGACTGTGAAGAACGGCAAGAGCACCTTCGGGTACAAGAACCACATCGAGGCGGACGTCTCCTGCAAACTCATTCGGCGTTATGCCGTCACCCCCGCCTCGGTGCACGACAGCCAGGTTTTCAAGGAATTGCTGGATCCCGGGAACACCAGCAAAGACGTCTGGGCAGATGCGGCCTACCGTTCCGCTTCCCACCTGGAGTACCTGCGCCAGGAGGGGTACCGGGAGCACATCCAGAGGAAGGGGACCTCGGGGCACCCCCTGACCGGATGGGAGAAACAGGGCAACCGCACCCGATCTCGAACCCGCAGCCGGGTGGAACACATCTTTGCGGCCCAGAAACAGCAGGCGGGGACCCTTCTGCTGCGCAGCATCGGCCTGGCCCGAGCAAAGGCCCGCATCGGCCTTCGCAACCTGATCTACAACCTCCAGCGCTTCACCTACTTGGTGACGCAGGTCTACGTATGGGCCTGAGGGGCAAGAGTGGCCCCTGATCCCTGGGAAAAGCCCTCCAGGGGGAGAGCCGAGCCCCAGCAGAGCCTACATGGGGGTGCACCCCGTCTGTTGCACGCAAAAGCGGTTCGAAAAACGGGTTTTGTAGAGGTTCCCTTGAGAGGCCGAGGAAGCCGACTTATCCTGTCGCTCCGATGCGTTACCCTGGCGATAAAGGCGGTTTTGAGGAGACCAGAAAGGGGGAACGGAGGATGGTTCAGATGGATCAGGTGTATGAATACGGACGCCATTACGACGACGAAGCCTTTGGGGAGAAGGTTTGGCGCGTGGCGCGAATCCTGGGTCGAAAGGGGCTTGTGGAGGCGCTGACGCTTTTCTATGCCCTGAAGGACCCGGACACTCCTGCCCGGGCCAGAGGGCTCATCCTGGGAACCCTGGGGTATTTCGTCTTTCCCTTCGACGCTTTGCCGGATCTGGTGCCCTTCGTGGGATACACGGACGACCTGGCCCTGCTGGGGGTTTGCCTGGGGGTGGTGGCGATGCACGTGAAGGAGGAGCATCGCCACCAGGCGGAGACTACGGTTCGGGAGTGGTTGGGTTGATACGCAAACGCTCCTGAGAAGGGGCACCGAAAGGTGCCCCCTTGAATCCTCGTCATTGGAGAGGGGTTTGCGGCGGGGTATCAAGGCCCATGGGAACGCGGTCCCAATGGAGCGAGGAGGGAGACAGCATGAACTTGGCGGGCGTCTTCGAAACGAGCCTTCTTGGCGGTCTTGTGCTTTTCTGTGTGGTGGTCGCGGGGCTTATGGGTGCCTTCAAGAATCCCAAGATCCTCCTCGTGCTTGGAGGGATCGCGGCGGTTCTCCTGGTTCTCTCGATGATGACCAACTAAGAGCGTATCCTGTTGCGGGGTGTTCTTAATTTAGGTAAAATACAACCCAAGGCTTGGCCCTCTGCCCCTTCTTGACGTAGTTGCTTGGCCGTGAAGCCCTGGAGGGTGTAGGCGCAGATTGCGTAGGGCTTCGACGAACCGGGCGAAGGGGAGTTCCCCAGGACCCACTCGGGGCAACCGTTCTCGAAGCAGCTACAGTGTCTTGGTGTCGGGAACCCGGTCCTCCGGGGAAAGGCCGAAGTAGCGCTGGAAGGAGAGGTGGTCGGAGGGCCTGGTATTCCATGGCGTCGTCAGAGAGGTTCTACAAGGATTGAAGCAACAGGATCATGGACATCAACAGGGAGGTCGGCTTGCGACCTACGGGGGAGTCGGTGGCCCGTAGGCCCCCTCGGAAGGCACGAAGAGGTTCTTTGAAAACACGCCAGTACCATCTTCTCCGAAGGGGGCACCAGGGGGCCTTGTCCGGTCGCTGGTTGGCCATCGCTTCAAAAACCAGATTTCCCTGGTGCATCCTCTCCAACCGCCTTTCCTGGTGGGGCTTCGGTGGAGCCACGAGCGGCTCTCAGTTGGTTCAGTGTACTACCCCGGATTGCGTTCCATCTTCCGCTAAAGAACGGATTACTAGAGGTGCCCTATCGAAACAATTGAATCAAAGGCCAATCTATACTATTTGAGGGGGTAAAATTGTGCCATATATAGATGATCCGGATCTGGAGTTTCTGGGGAAACTGAGTTCTGCGGAATTGGAGGATATTTTTCGTTGCATCGTGTATGACAAAGATAACACCAAAAGATGGACAGAAAGCCTCACTTCTTCGGAAGAGTTTAAAATGTTCAATCCGGATCATTGTCAATACTGGCGGGAGATTGCGGGAGAGATTCAGCGTTTTGGGGCAAATACAATCTGTACGGTTTTACGTGGCGGAAAGGGTGTTGTGTACAGGGAGGTATTAACTGATGTTTGTGACAAATTAAAGGTAAATTATAATAAGAATGCATCAACCGAACGCATAGAATTCTGTATGTTCGAAAAGGTGCTATGTGATGCTATGGAAAAAATGACAGATGAGGATTTGGCGGAAGCCGCTAAGTCATTCGGTTTCCGGGACTATGCCCATGCCCCAAAAGAAGTATTAATAGCGTTAATTCAGGGAATAATCAGGGCTGGCGGGTTTAAGTCGTACCAAGTGATACTTGTTATTGCAAATGCTTTGATGAGAGCGATAGCCGGCAGGGGCCTTTCTTTTGCGCTAAACGCGGCGCTCTCAAGGGCAGTTTCTCTGTTTGCTGGGCCTGTTGGCTGGATCATTACGGCTATTTGGGCCTTGGTAGATATTGCGGGGCCAGCATATAGGGTCACGATTCCTTTGGTTATCGAGGTCGCGACATTGAGGCAATATGTCAAAATGAAAAACGAAGGGGTTGATCTGCTATAGGAAGATAGAACTGGAAAGGGTGTATCTTTCGGTCGCTCATCATCCAGTATGGGTTGCTTCTTGGACGTAGAAGCTGTCTTCAGGGCGCCTCTAATAATCCGCCCTTTGGAGGATGAAGAAACCTCATCAAGGGTAGTACAGCGAGCCTCCCGGGGAGTCTCCCCGGGAGAAGAAGGACCGAAGACCCATCAGGAGGGGTGGTTTGAGAGGATGCGACAGGGGAAGTTGTTCTTCGAAGAGATGGCCTACCAACGACTGGAGGGAACCTCTAAAAATCCATCCTTCTGCTGCTGAAGGAACCACATCAAGGGTAGTACACTGAACCAACCGGGAAATCTCCCGGGAGAAGCAGCACCAAAGCCCACCAGGAGAGGCGGTTTGAGAGGATGCGCCAGGGGAAATTGTTCTTCGAAGAGATGGCCTACCAACGACTGGACAAGGGCAAGGATCCCTTGGTGACCCTTGCGGAGACGGTGGACTGGCGCATCTTCGAGGAACCCCTTCGGGCCTTCCGGGAGAGTCTGCGTACCACCGGCTCCCCTGCGGGTCGCAAGCCCTTCGACCCCCTGCTGATGTTCAAGATTCTGGTGCTTGGGTCTTTGTACAACCTGTCGGATGACGCCATGGAATACCAGATCCGGGATCGTCTCTCCTTTCAGCGCTTCTGCGGTCTTTCCCTGGAGGACCGGGTCCCCGATGCCAAGACGCTGTGGCTGTTTCGGGAACAGCTGACCCAGGCGGGTCTGGTGGAATTCCTCTTCGCCCGGTTCGATGAAGCCCTTCGCCAGATGGGGCTGGAGGCCCGGAAGGGACAGATCGTGGATGCCTCTCTTGTCAGCGTCCCCATCCAGAGGAACAGCCGGGAGGAGAACCGACAGATCCGGGAAGGCAACCCGCCCCAGGAATGGAGCGAAACCAAGGTTCGCCAGAAGGACACCGAAGCGAGATGGACCGTGAAGAACGGCAAGAGCACCTTCGGGTACAAGAACCACATCGAGGCGGACGTCTCCTGCAAACTCATCCGGCGCTATGCCGTCACCCCCGCCTCGGTGCACGACAGCCAGGTTTTCAAGGAACTACTGGATCTCGGGAACACCAGCAAAGACGTCTGGGCAGACTCGGCTTATCGTTCCGCTTCCCACCTGGAGTACCTGCGCCAGGAGGGGTACCGGGAGCACATCCAGAGGAAGGGGACCTCGGGGCACCCCCTGACCGGATGGGAGAAACAGGGCAACCGCACCCGATCTCGAACCCGCAGCCGGGTGGAACACATCTGGTTCCTCATCATCCCGTATGGGCTGCTTCCCGGGGCCCAGGAAACCGCAGTTGCATCTTAGCGTTGACCAGTAAATAGCTCAGAGCCGCATAGGTGGAGGTGCGGTAGCCTCGGGCTTTCGCCGAGGCGGCCTTGAAGAGGCTGTTGCGTCCCTCCAGGATGCCGTTGTCGATCCCGGTTCGGATGTGATTCAGGACCCCCTCCCAGTGATTCTTGATGGTTCGGGCCAGCTTCTTGACCGGTTCCAGGCGGCTGTGGCTGGCTCGCCAGTACCAGCGTTTCAGCCACACGGTCCCCCAGCGCGGGACCTTCTCGTAGAACTCCTGCAGGAGGAGCTTCAGGGCGTAGGCCCTTTGGGTCTTGCGGGTGTTCTTTGAGGCAAGCAGGGCGGTGAGGGCTGCTTGCTGCTTGGGCGAGAGACTTTCGGGGTTGTAAAGCCAGAGGTAGCGGCTTCCCGTCAGTTCCTCGGCACCCCGGCGTTCCTCTCGGCGGACCTGGTCCACCGCTTCGTTCATCATTTTGATGACGTGGAATTTGTCGAAGGTCAGGCGGGCCTGGGGAAAGTTCTCCCCGATCCCCTGGATGAAGGCCTCGGACATGTCCAGGGTGAAGTCGGTGATGACGGAGGGGGCGACACCTCGTGAGGTCAGGTAGGCCGCAAACCGCGCCAGGACGGCCTTGCCCTTCCCCTCCGTGACCCAGATGGCGTGTCCCCGGTCCAGGTCCACGAAGGCGGTGACATACCTGTGCCCCCTGCGGTAGGAGGTTTCGTCCACCCCGACCCTGCGCAGCCCCGTAAGATCCTGGGTGGCCAAGAAGCGGTCCACGTGCCGGCGGATGATCCGCCAGAGTCGGGTGTCCGTCTCCCCCAGGACGCGGGAGATCTCCTTCACGGGAAGAAGGGGGGCCAGTTCCATCACGAAGGCTTCGAAGAGCAGGGTGAAGCCGCTCCGTTCCTCTCCCCAGGGGACGGCGATCTGGT
The sequence above is drawn from the Aminomonas paucivorans DSM 12260 genome and encodes:
- a CDS encoding YkvA family protein; the protein is MVQMDQVYEYGRHYDDEAFGEKVWRVARILGRKGLVEALTLFYALKDPDTPARARGLILGTLGYFVFPFDALPDLVPFVGYTDDLALLGVCLGVVAMHVKEEHRHQAETTVREWLG
- a CDS encoding DUF3944 domain-containing protein, with protein sequence MPYIDDPDLEFLGKLSSAELEDIFRCIVYDKDNTKRWTESLTSSEEFKMFNPDHCQYWREIAGEIQRFGANTICTVLRGGKGVVYREVLTDVCDKLKVNYNKNASTERIEFCMFEKVLCDAMEKMTDEDLAEAAKSFGFRDYAHAPKEVLIALIQGIIRAGGFKSYQVILVIANALMRAIAGRGLSFALNAALSRAVSLFAGPVGWIITAIWALVDIAGPAYRVTIPLVIEVATLRQYVKMKNEGVDLL
- a CDS encoding IS5 family transposase; translated protein: MRQGKLFFEEMAYQRLDKGKDPLVTLAETVDWRIFEEPLRAFRESLRTTGSPAGRKPFDPLLMFKILVLGSLYNLSDDAMEYQIRDRLSFQRFCGLSLEDRVPDAKTLWLFREQLTQAGLVEFLFARFDEALRQMGLEARKGQIVDASLVSVPIQRNSREENRQIREGNPPQEWSETKVRQKDTEARWTVKNGKSTFGYKNHIEADVSCKLIRRYAVTPASVHDSQVFKELLDLGNTSKDVWADSAYRSASHLEYLRQEGYREHIQRKGTSGHPLTGWEKQGNRTRSRTRSRVEHIWFLIIPYGLLPGAQETAVAS
- a CDS encoding ISL3 family transposase — its product is MRKARKSSGKEVTDLNQLFLGFLGLEEPWFIQSIEWDPLEGRVDLHVSFREGTRFPCPKCGGSHPVHDCLERTWRHLNLFQHKTYLHARVPRTECPEHGVHQIAVPWGEERSGFTLLFEAFVMELAPLLPVKEISRVLGETDTRLWRIIRRHVDRFLATQDLTGLRRVGVDETSYRRGHRYVTAFVDLDRGHAIWVTEGKGKAVLARFAAYLTSRGVAPSVITDFTLDMSEAFIQGIGENFPQARLTFDKFHVIKMMNEAVDQVRREERRGAEELTGSRYLWLYNPESLSPKQQAALTALLASKNTRKTQRAYALKLLLQEFYEKVPRWGTVWLKRWYWRASHSRLEPVKKLARTIKNHWEGVLNHIRTGIDNGILEGRNSLFKAASAKARGYRTSTYAALSYLLVNAKMQLRFPGPREAAHTG